The Streptomyces sp. NBC_01689 genome includes a window with the following:
- a CDS encoding GNAT family N-acetyltransferase: MGMSVTISAATEQDAEQILKLQYLCYQSEAELSGDYGIEPLTEPLSSLRAELADGTVLVARLGQEVVASVRGTADPDGTARLNKLIVHPRMQRHGIGARLLRAAEAALVGERGAKRIQLHTGGRAGGNLRLYRSVGYETVGTSQGDDGVTVIVLEKPAETYATTA; encoded by the coding sequence ATGGGCATGAGCGTGACCATCTCGGCGGCGACCGAGCAGGACGCAGAGCAGATCCTCAAGCTGCAGTACCTCTGCTACCAGAGCGAGGCCGAGCTGTCCGGCGACTACGGCATCGAGCCGCTCACGGAGCCGCTCTCCTCCCTCAGGGCGGAGCTGGCGGACGGTACGGTCCTGGTGGCCCGGCTGGGCCAGGAGGTGGTGGCCTCGGTCCGCGGGACCGCGGACCCCGACGGCACGGCCCGGCTCAACAAGCTCATCGTGCACCCGCGCATGCAGCGCCACGGGATCGGAGCGCGGCTCCTGCGGGCCGCCGAGGCGGCGCTCGTGGGGGAGCGCGGCGCCAAGAGGATCCAGCTCCACACCGGCGGGCGCGCGGGCGGCAATCTGCGGCTGTACCGCAGTGTCGGCTACGAGACGGTCGGCACGTCGCAGGGCGACGACGGTGTCACCGTGATCGTGCTGGAGAAGCCCGCGGAGACGTACGCGACGACGGCGTGA
- a CDS encoding HAD family hydrolase, with the protein MKIHADALLFDNDGTLVSSLESVNRCWTRWAQEYGITAADFARIELHGRPAVEIAADLLPADVVPEALARIEQLEVEDVPGGVLLLPGTAAFLGSLPAERWAVVTSATRRLAEARLDEVGIRPKTLVSADDVTRGKPDPEPYLLAARELGVDPARCVVFEDAPAGLQAGRAAGMTTVALATTHTASELVADLVVKDLSALSALVTEGGVEISVRG; encoded by the coding sequence ATGAAGATCCACGCTGACGCCCTGCTGTTCGACAACGACGGAACCCTCGTCTCGTCCCTCGAGTCGGTGAACCGCTGCTGGACCCGCTGGGCTCAGGAGTACGGCATCACCGCCGCGGACTTCGCCCGGATCGAACTGCACGGCCGCCCCGCCGTCGAGATAGCCGCCGACCTGCTCCCCGCCGACGTCGTTCCCGAGGCCCTCGCGCGCATCGAGCAGCTGGAGGTGGAGGACGTCCCGGGCGGAGTCCTGCTGCTGCCCGGAACCGCCGCCTTCCTCGGCTCACTGCCCGCCGAGCGTTGGGCCGTCGTCACCTCCGCCACCCGGCGGCTGGCCGAGGCCCGGCTCGACGAGGTCGGCATCCGGCCCAAGACCCTGGTCTCCGCCGACGACGTCACCCGTGGCAAGCCCGACCCCGAGCCCTACCTCCTCGCCGCCCGTGAGCTGGGCGTCGACCCCGCCCGCTGCGTCGTCTTCGAGGACGCCCCGGCCGGCCTCCAGGCGGGCCGCGCCGCCGGCATGACCACCGTGGCGTTGGCCACAACCCACACGGCGTCCGAGCTGGTCGCGGACCTGGTGGTGAAGGACCTCTCGGCCTTGTCCGCACTGGTCACGGAGGGGGGAGTGGAGATCTCCGTCCGCGGCTGA
- a CDS encoding methionine ABC transporter ATP-binding protein, protein MITTTGLTKVYRSRGREVTALDGVDLHVREGEVYGVIGQSGAGKSSLIRCVNLLERPTAGTVTVAGQDLTALVGRGPRAGKELRRARSRIGMVFQHFNLLSSRTVQENVELPLEILGVSGRERSAKALGLLDLVGLSDKAKVYPAQLSGGQKQRVGIARALAGDPKVLLSDEATSALDPETTRSILQLLRDLNRQLGLTVLLITHEMDVVKTVCDSAALMENGRIVESGTVGELLATPGSELASALFPVSGDASGDDRTVIDVTFHGEAATQPVISQLSRTYNIDISILGAAMDTVGGKQVGRMRIELPGRYDENVVPIGFLREQGLQIDIQGQGPALVKDGAK, encoded by the coding sequence GTGATCACGACAACGGGCCTCACCAAGGTCTACCGCTCGCGCGGCCGTGAAGTGACCGCCCTCGACGGCGTCGATCTGCACGTCCGCGAAGGCGAGGTGTACGGCGTCATCGGCCAGTCCGGCGCCGGCAAGTCCTCGCTCATCCGCTGCGTCAACCTGCTGGAGCGCCCCACCGCCGGCACGGTCACCGTCGCCGGACAGGACCTCACCGCGCTCGTCGGCCGCGGTCCGCGCGCCGGCAAGGAACTCCGGCGGGCGCGCAGCCGTATCGGCATGGTCTTCCAGCACTTCAACCTGCTGTCCTCGCGCACCGTCCAGGAGAACGTCGAGCTGCCGCTGGAGATCCTCGGTGTCTCGGGCCGGGAGCGTTCCGCCAAGGCGCTCGGACTGCTCGACCTGGTCGGCCTCTCCGACAAGGCGAAGGTCTACCCCGCACAGCTCTCCGGCGGCCAGAAGCAGCGCGTCGGCATCGCCCGGGCCCTGGCCGGCGACCCCAAGGTGCTGCTCTCCGACGAGGCCACCAGCGCTCTCGACCCCGAGACCACCCGCTCCATCCTCCAGCTGCTGCGCGACCTGAACCGGCAGCTGGGGCTGACCGTCCTGCTCATCACCCACGAGATGGACGTCGTCAAGACCGTCTGCGACTCGGCCGCGCTGATGGAGAACGGCCGCATCGTCGAGTCGGGCACCGTCGGCGAACTGCTCGCGACCCCCGGCTCCGAGCTGGCCTCCGCGCTCTTCCCGGTCAGCGGCGACGCCTCCGGCGACGACCGCACGGTCATCGACGTCACCTTCCACGGTGAGGCCGCGACCCAGCCCGTCATCTCGCAGCTCTCCCGCACCTACAACATCGACATCTCGATCCTCGGCGCGGCGATGGACACGGTCGGCGGCAAGCAGGTCGGCCGGATGCGCATCGAACTGCCCGGCCGCTACGACGAGAACGTGGTGCCGATCGGATTCCTGCGCGAGCAGGGCCTCCAGATCGACATCCAGGGCCAGGGGCCCGCACTCGTGAAGGACGGTGCCAAGTGA
- a CDS encoding methionine ABC transporter permease, with product MTWSEMQPLLSQACWDTLYMVGWSTLIAVVGGLPLGILLVLTDRGGLLQNVAANKVIGQVVNIARSMPFIILMVALMNFTRTVTGTTIGREAAIVPLAIGAIPFFARLVETAVREVDGGLVEAVQSMGGNTWTVVRRVLVPESLPSLISSATTTVVALIGYSAMAGTVGAGGLGDIAIRYGYQRFETGLMWITVAILAVVISVIQFAGDYAARRLHRRGGHSGAAPRLRLLKAGAPATPEAGATAEAATADVGKAV from the coding sequence GTGACCTGGTCCGAGATGCAGCCGCTGCTGTCCCAAGCGTGTTGGGACACGCTCTACATGGTCGGCTGGTCGACGCTGATCGCCGTCGTCGGGGGGCTGCCGCTCGGCATCCTGCTCGTCCTCACCGACCGCGGCGGACTCCTGCAGAACGTCGCCGCGAACAAGGTCATCGGACAGGTCGTGAACATCGCGCGGTCGATGCCGTTCATCATCCTGATGGTCGCGCTGATGAACTTCACGCGGACCGTCACGGGCACGACGATCGGCCGCGAGGCGGCGATCGTGCCGCTCGCCATCGGCGCGATTCCCTTCTTCGCGCGGCTCGTGGAGACGGCCGTCCGCGAAGTGGACGGCGGGCTGGTCGAGGCCGTCCAGTCCATGGGCGGCAACACCTGGACCGTCGTGCGCAGGGTGCTCGTACCGGAGTCGCTGCCCTCGCTGATCTCCTCGGCGACCACCACCGTCGTCGCCCTCATCGGCTACTCCGCCATGGCGGGCACGGTCGGCGCCGGCGGCCTCGGTGACATCGCCATCCGCTACGGCTACCAGCGTTTCGAGACCGGGCTGATGTGGATCACCGTGGCGATCCTCGCCGTGGTCATCTCCGTCATCCAGTTCGCCGGGGACTACGCCGCCCGCCGGCTGCACCGGCGCGGGGGCCACTCCGGCGCCGCGCCGCGGCTCCGGCTGCTGAAGGCCGGGGCACCCGCGACCCCGGAGGCCGGCGCGACCGCTGAGGCCGCCACCGCCGACGTCGGCAAGGCCGTCTGA
- a CDS encoding MetQ/NlpA family ABC transporter substrate-binding protein: MRNTAKITTAVLAAGALTLGLSACGSDKKDSASDTSGPLIVAASPTPHAEILDFVKKNLAKKTGLDLEVKEFQDYIVPNTATEDGSVDANYFQNQPYLDDFNKKRGTHIVPVVTVHLEPLGLYSHKVKSADALKSGATVAVPNDAVNEARALKLLASKGLITLKDGAGSEATPQDISKNPKNLKFKEVEAAQTPRSLDDVDAAVVNGNYAISAGLKPATDALVLESAKNNPYGNFLAVKKGNENDPRVKKLAKLLTSPEVKKFIEDKYAGSVIPSF, translated from the coding sequence GTGCGTAACACCGCCAAGATCACCACTGCCGTCCTCGCCGCCGGAGCCCTCACCCTCGGCCTCTCCGCCTGCGGCTCGGACAAGAAGGACTCCGCCTCCGACACGAGCGGCCCGCTGATCGTCGCCGCGAGCCCGACCCCGCACGCCGAGATCCTCGACTTCGTCAAGAAGAACCTGGCGAAGAAGACGGGCCTCGACCTGGAGGTCAAGGAGTTCCAGGACTACATCGTGCCGAACACGGCGACCGAGGACGGCTCGGTGGACGCCAACTACTTCCAGAACCAGCCCTACCTGGACGACTTCAACAAGAAGCGCGGCACCCACATCGTGCCCGTCGTCACGGTGCACCTGGAGCCGCTCGGCCTGTACTCCCACAAGGTGAAGAGCGCCGACGCCCTCAAGAGCGGTGCGACCGTCGCGGTCCCGAACGACGCCGTCAACGAGGCGCGCGCCCTGAAGCTGCTCGCCTCCAAGGGGCTCATCACCCTCAAGGACGGCGCCGGCAGCGAGGCGACCCCGCAGGACATCTCCAAGAACCCGAAGAACCTCAAGTTCAAGGAGGTCGAGGCGGCCCAGACGCCGCGTTCCCTGGACGACGTGGACGCCGCCGTCGTCAACGGCAACTACGCCATATCCGCGGGCCTCAAGCCGGCCACGGACGCCCTCGTCCTGGAGTCGGCGAAGAACAACCCGTACGGGAACTTCCTCGCCGTCAAGAAGGGGAACGAGAACGACCCGCGGGTGAAGAAGCTGGCCAAGCTCCTCACCTCGCCCGAGGTCAAGAAGTTCATCGAGGACAAGTACGCGGGCTCGGTCATCCCCTCGTTCTGA
- a CDS encoding GNAT family N-acetyltransferase produces MTSTFPDISISTERLVLRALDEDDVPALAEMMNDEQVAAWTDVPQPFTEDGARTWISEYAPAERTAGRGLDLAVTEFLTQRLVGIIQLGKTDWHIRSTELSYVIAPWARGEGYASEASLATAQWLFREQKFERIEVRTAADNTASQQVAQKIGCISEGVLRNACIAHSRTEDGRWVDHRTDFIVWSLLPEDLEGVGDQLADSSGFTSFSDWN; encoded by the coding sequence ATGACCAGCACCTTCCCCGACATCTCCATCAGCACGGAGCGGTTGGTCCTGCGCGCGCTCGACGAGGACGACGTCCCCGCCCTGGCCGAGATGATGAACGACGAACAGGTCGCGGCCTGGACCGACGTGCCGCAGCCCTTCACCGAGGACGGCGCCCGCACCTGGATCAGCGAGTACGCGCCCGCCGAACGCACCGCCGGCCGTGGACTCGACCTCGCCGTCACCGAGTTCCTCACCCAGCGGCTGGTCGGCATCATCCAGCTGGGAAAGACGGACTGGCACATCCGCTCCACCGAACTCTCCTACGTCATCGCCCCCTGGGCCCGCGGCGAGGGCTACGCCTCCGAGGCGTCCCTCGCCACCGCCCAATGGCTCTTCCGTGAGCAGAAGTTCGAGCGCATCGAGGTCCGAACGGCGGCCGACAACACCGCCTCCCAGCAGGTCGCCCAGAAGATCGGCTGCATCAGCGAGGGCGTGCTGCGCAACGCGTGCATAGCGCACAGCCGTACCGAGGACGGCCGTTGGGTCGACCACCGAACCGACTTCATCGTCTGGAGCCTCCTCCCCGAGGACCTCGAAGGCGTCGGCGACCAACTGGCGGACTCCAGCGGTTTCACGTCGTTCTCCGACTGGAACTGA
- the cbiE gene encoding precorrin-6y C5,15-methyltransferase (decarboxylating) subunit CbiE, which yields MADRVTVIGWDGSPLTAAARSALGAATLVAGAAHHLTLPEVPEAAERIRLGSVALAARRIAGHRGSAVVLADGDPGFFGVVRTLRAPEFGLEVEVVPAVSSVATAFARAGMPWDDAHVVVAHGRSLRRAVNVCRAHTKVAVLTSPGAGPAELGLLLEGVHRTFVICEELGTSRERVTILTSDKAADHTWRDPNVVIVIGGFVAAAEDGGWIAGRDPATGPRGWALPAETYGGALGEGETELLRAAQLARLGPRLGDLVWDIGSGSGAFATEAARTGAAVIAVDRDLVACTRTEDSARRHGVQMQIVRGDAPHVLENLPEPDVVRVGGGGAEVVSAVADRRPHRIVTHAATRDAAELVGRNLTEHGYEVECALIQSVELDTRAWTETERSVAFLLTGRLPDRNP from the coding sequence ATGGCCGACCGGGTCACGGTGATCGGCTGGGACGGCTCCCCCCTGACCGCGGCGGCGCGTTCCGCCCTCGGCGCGGCCACGCTGGTGGCCGGAGCGGCACACCATCTGACGCTTCCCGAGGTGCCCGAAGCCGCCGAACGCATCCGGCTCGGCAGCGTCGCCCTCGCCGCCCGCCGTATCGCGGGCCACCGCGGCAGCGCCGTCGTCCTCGCCGACGGGGACCCCGGTTTCTTCGGCGTGGTCCGCACCCTGCGCGCTCCCGAGTTCGGCCTGGAGGTGGAGGTCGTTCCCGCCGTCTCCTCGGTCGCCACCGCCTTCGCGCGCGCCGGAATGCCCTGGGACGACGCTCATGTGGTGGTCGCACACGGCCGTTCCCTCCGCCGTGCCGTGAACGTATGCCGAGCTCACACCAAGGTGGCCGTCCTCACCTCGCCCGGTGCGGGACCCGCCGAACTCGGTCTGCTCCTCGAAGGGGTCCACCGCACCTTCGTCATCTGCGAGGAACTCGGCACCTCGCGCGAGCGGGTCACGATCCTCACCTCGGACAAGGCCGCCGACCACACCTGGCGCGACCCCAACGTCGTCATCGTCATCGGCGGTTTCGTGGCCGCCGCCGAGGACGGCGGGTGGATCGCCGGCCGCGACCCGGCCACCGGACCGCGCGGCTGGGCGCTGCCCGCCGAGACGTACGGCGGTGCCCTCGGCGAGGGAGAGACGGAGTTGCTGCGCGCGGCCCAACTCGCCCGCCTGGGCCCGCGCCTCGGAGACCTGGTGTGGGACATCGGGTCGGGCAGCGGTGCCTTCGCCACCGAGGCCGCGCGCACCGGCGCCGCGGTCATCGCGGTCGACCGCGACCTGGTGGCCTGCACCCGCACCGAGGACTCCGCGCGCCGTCACGGCGTACAGATGCAGATCGTGCGCGGGGACGCCCCGCACGTCCTGGAGAACCTCCCCGAACCGGACGTCGTGCGGGTCGGGGGCGGGGGAGCGGAGGTCGTCTCCGCGGTCGCCGACCGCCGTCCGCACCGCATCGTGACGCACGCGGCGACCCGTGACGCGGCCGAACTCGTCGGCCGCAACCTCACCGAGCACGGCTACGAGGTCGAGTGCGCCCTCATCCAGTCCGTCGAACTCGACACGAGGGCCTGGACGGAGACCGAGCGAAGCGTCGCGTTCCTGCTCACCGGCCGCCTCCCCGATCGCAACCCGTGA